CAGGGAAGGAGGTAGTCCGTGGGCAACATCTGCGCTTCGTCCAGCACAATGACCGAACGGGCCAGATTGTGCAGCTTGCGGCAGCGCGAAGGTTTAGCCGCAAACAAGGACTCAAAGAACTGCACGTTGGTGGTCACCACCACGGGCGCGTCCCAGTTTTCGCAGGCCAGGCGGTGGCGGCGCGCGGCCGGGCTTTCGCCCACCGTGTCCGTGTCCGCGCCGGGCGCAAGCACGCGCGGGTCAAAATTGCTGTGGTGCTCAATCACCGCGCCTTCAGGAAAGATCTCCCGAAAAACCCTGGCGTTCTGTTCAATAATGGAAGTGTAGGGGATGACGTAGACCACCCGCCGCAGGCCGTGGGCCAGGGCGTGCCGCAGGGCAAAGCTCATGGACGAAAGGGTTTTGCCGCCGCCCGTGGGCACGGTCAGGCTGAACAGACCGGGCGCGAGGGCCGCCCCCTTGCGGCAGCTTTCCAGCACGGCGGCCCGCAGGACGTTGACCCGCCCTGTGGGGCTGAAGCCCGCGCAGTGCGCGTCCAGGGCGGTGGCCAGGGCTTCCAGCGGCGGCGCGCCAGACGCGCCTTTTTGCCGCTCCGCCGCCTTTGCCGGTTGGGTAAAGGCTTCAGTATCCGTATAGTCCGCATCCACCAGGGCGGAAAACAGCAGCCGCGTAAAAAAACTCAGGCCAAACGGCGTGGGCGCAAAGGGCGGCTGCAGCACGCGCACAAGGTCCGCATCCGGAGTGGCGACCTCCGGCAAGGGTACGGCCCGGGCGCAAAGCTGCCGCAAGGAGGCCGCCCCGTCCCGGCCGCTGTTGTGAAAATCCGGCAGGCCGCCGTGGTGTCCGGCCACGCAGTAGGCCAGCAACAGGCCCGGCGCCTCGCCGTGCTCCAAGAGCCAGCGCGCGCCGGGGCCCTTGTGGTCCACCAGGCGGCGCAACGTGCCCAAAAGCCGCTGCTGAAAATCGGGCAGAGCCTTGCCCGCATCGTGTGACAGACCACATTGCCGGCCCCAGTCCGCCGCGCCGAAAACGGCAGCCCTGGACGACGCCCCGGCCGCCACCTTTTGTAAATGCTCGGCCAGGGGCTGCCATTGGTCGGGCGGGCGACCTTCCAACGTGTGCGCGTAGAGCATACACACCCCCAAAAAACCATCGCGTCCTGTGCAGACGAGGCATTTCGTTATTTTTATTCATTGGCTTATCAAAATGCGCTTGCCGCAGCAAGCGCGGCAGAACAAAAAATGCCCGGCAGACGCGAAGCCGGGTTGCGGCTACCGCGCCTGCCGGGCGACAGGCTGTACAAAAACGGACAGGGTTACGGCATGGTGTATTCGCGCTTGGTGGCAAAGATATTGCCTTCGCGCTCCAGCCCCTGGGCAGCGGCCTTGCTGTACCACTGGGCGGCTGTGGTCGCGTCCTGCGTCGTGCCCACGCCATACTCGTAGCAGGCCCCCACATAGCGCTGAGCCTGGGCAAAGCCCTGGTCCGCCGCCAGCTTGGCCCAACGGAAGCTCTCTTCCGGATTTTTGGGGAAGCCGTACTTGCCCTGGCTGTAGTAGAGGGCCAGGTTGAAGCGGGCTTCGGCATTGCCGCTGTCGGCCGCGCGACGCATAAGGTCCGCCACGGCGGCCTCGTTGCGGGGCAGGCCCACGCCCAGTTCGTACTGATAGGCCAGCAGCACCTGCGCTTCGCTGTCGTTTTGGTCCGCCGCCAGGCGGAACCACTTGGCCGCGGTGCTCAGGTCCTGGTTCACGCCCAGGCCGTTTTCATAGCAACGGCCCAGCAGCACCTGCGCCCGCGGGTTGCCGTCCGAGGCCAGGGGCTGCACCATCTGGATAACCTGCTTGTATTGCCCTATGTTATAGGCCGTCCAGGCTTTTTCCAGAGTCTGCGCCGCAGTGGCGGCCGGCGCGGCCACCGCCGTCCCTGCAAGGCCGCAGGACAGAACCAAGGCCGCCAAAAGCGCCGGGAGGGATCGTTTCATGACAAAACTCCTTAGTATGGCGGGGCGGAATGGCCCCTGCCCGTGCATAAGAATAGTGTGCCGTCCGCCCCTTGGCAAGGGTTCCGCACGACCGCGCCGCATCCGTCATGGAGAGGCCGGGGCCGGTCCATCACCCGGTCCGGCCCCGGCCGTCTTCTGCACCCTGTCTTGACGCCCCGGCCCGCGCAGGGCACAACCAAGTGACCACATTGCCAGCCGGGTTCCCGAACCCGCTTTGAGGAGAACGTCATGCCCCAGTCCGACCAGCAGCCCCCCCGCACGCCGGGCGCAAACCCCGGCCGCAAAGCCCTGCCCGCGGGCAACGGCAGCTCCGTCACGGACGGCCCCAAGGTGGTGGAGGCCGAAGTGCTGCACGGGGACGCGGACGCAGGCCATGAAAGGGAGGACGCCCGCCGCGACGGGACTGCGGGCTCCCGCCGGGAAGAACATTTTTATTATCGCGCCACCTACGGCAACCGCGGCGACGGCTTTGCCCGACTGTGGAGCTTTGGCCGAGAGGACGGCAATGCCTGTCTGGCCCCCTGCATCACCTTTACGCTGTTTCTGGTCTGTCTTGCGCAGTTTGGCTTTCTGGCGGGCCTGGGCTTCGTGTTTTTTCACACCGTAGGGGCTGTACTGGGAGCCCTGAGCGAAGTGCGCCGCCTGGCCGCCGGCCGCGTATCCAATCCCTGGCTCTGGCGACTGGGCAACTGGGCGGTTTCGTTCCTTATCACCGTCTGGCTGGCGGGCGGCTTTGATTGAACTTGCGGGACCGCCTGCGCCATCTTTGCCAGATGCGGCCTCCCCGCGCCTCTACTATGATTATGCTGCAAAAATCCTTACTGTGGCAGGTCTACCTGCTGGAATGCGCCGACGGCACCCTCTACTGCGGCGTCACCCGCGACCTGCGCCGCCGTCTGGACCAGCACAACGGCCTGTGCGCGGGCGGAGCGCGCTACACGCGGGGCCGCCGCCCCGTACGCCTGCTGGAACACCGCACCTGCCCCGACCAGGGTACGGCCCTGCGCCTGGAGCGGGCGGTCAAGGCCCGGCCGCGCGCACAAAAACGGATTTTTCTGCAAAAGGGGACGCTGCCGTGCTGACGCCCGAAACCGCTTTGGCCTTTTTTGCCGCAGCCCTGCTGCTGGCCGTGGCTCCGGGGCCGGACAACATCTTTGTGCTCACCCAGTCCGCCGTGTACGGCGCGGGCGCGGGCGTAGCCACCACCTTCGGGCTGGTCACAGGCCTCTGCGTGCACACCACGGCCGTGGCCTTGGGCGTGGCCGCCCTGTTCCAGAGTTCGGCCCTGGCCTTTACCCTGCTCAAGGCCGCGGGCGCGCTCTATCTGCTGCGCCTGGCCTGGCTTTCCTTTCGCGCGGGCGCGGCCCTGGCCCTGACCCCGGAGGCAAAGCCGCCCTTTCCCGGCTATCTGGCTCTGTACCGCCGGGGCATTGTGCTGAACGTGACCAACCCCAAGGTTTCCCTGTTTTTTCTGGCTTTTTTGCCCCAGTTTTGCGACCCGGCGCGGGGCAGTGTGGCCCTGCAGGTGCTTCAACTGGGCGGGCTGTTCATGCTGGCCACGGTGGTGGTGTTCTGCGCCGTGGCCGCCCTGGGGGGACGGCTGGCCCTCTGGTTCAACCGCTCGCCGCGCGGGCAGATGCTCATCCACCGGGCAGCCGGAACCGTTTTTGCCGGGCTGGCCCTGCTGCTGCTGTGCAGCGGCCGTGGCGCTTGAGCGCGACTGCTTGACATCCCCTGCCCCAGGGCGTATGGGAATCAACTTTCAGAGGACAGCATGCAAAACTACCGCATCGGACTCGGCGATCTGCCCCCGGAGGGCAAAGAATTTGTGCTGGATGACCCCGCCATCTGGCTGGAACCCCTCAAGGAGTTCCATATGGATTGCCGGGTGCGCAAACCCTTGCGCGCCACGATTTCCGTAACGCCCGTAGAGGACGGCTGGCTGGTGCGCGGCAGCCTGGAGGGCGAAGTGGCCCTGCCCTGCAGCCGCTGCGCGGAAGACGCCATTACCCCGCTGGCCGCGCGGTTTGAAGACTTTGAAAGCCTGCCGGAAGAGCCCGAACCCGAAGCGCCCAGGCGTCACGCCGCGCAGGAACCGACGCCGGYGGGCGAGCGACTGGTCTGGGAGCGCGGCGCGCTGCTGCTGGACCTGGCCGCCGTATGCTGGGAAGAATTTGTGCTGGCCCTGCCACCCACGCCCCTCTGCCAAGAGGGCTGCAAGGGCCTGTGCGCCCGCTGCGGGGCCAACCTTAATGCCGGACCCTGCGGCTGCCCGCCCGAAGAAGGCGACCCCCGCCTGGCAGTGCTGCGCGGGCTTGTCCGGCGCGGCAAGTAGACATCCGCCCGACTTTTGCGTAACCTGCTGTGTCTTGCGGGCGGGCCTTTCCCGCCCCTTTGCACAGCCAGCCCAAGCCTTCCGTCTATACGGAAAAGGAGACCGCCATGGCCGTTCAGCAGAATAAAAAATCCCGTTCCCGCAAAGGAATGCGCCGCTCTCACGACCGCGTGGCCGTGCCCGCCGTCATCTACTGCACCTGCGGCGAACCCACCCTGCCCCACAGCGTTTGCCCTAACTGCGGCGAATACAAAGGGCGCAAGGTGATTGCCGGCAACGACAACGCGTGATGAACGAGCGCCCCGTCATTGCCGTGGACGCCATGGGGGGAGATTTTGGCCCTTCCGTGGTGGTGCCTGGGGCCATTGAGGCCGCCAGGCTGTACGACCTGCACGTGCAGCTTGTGGGAGATACCCCCAAGCTGGAGGCCGAGCTGGACAAGCTCGACCTCGTCAACGTGCATTTTGACATCGTGCAGGCCGATGACGTGGTGCACATGAACGAACGCCCCTCGGACATCCTGCGGCGCAAAAAAAACGCCTCCATCCAGGTGGCCTGCCGCCTGGTCAAGGAGGGCGCGGCCGACGCCGTGGTCAGCGCCGGGCATTCCGGAGCCACGGTGGCCTGCGGCATGTTCATCATGGGGCGGCTCGCCGGGGTGGAACGTCCGGCCCTGGCGGCCCTGCTGCCCACAGAAAAAGACCCCGTCGTGGTGCTGGACGTGGGCGCCAATGTGGATTGCCGCCCCTACCACCTCTTTCAATTCGGCCTCATGGGCGACGCTTTTGCCCGCGACCTGCTGGGCTATGCAGCGCCGCGCGTGAGCCTTTTGAGCATCGGCGAGGAAGAAGGCAAAGGCAACAGCCAGGTCAAGGAAGCCTACGAACTGCTGAAAATGGCTCAGAACCTCAACTTCGCGGGCAACGCCGAAGGGCGGGACATTTTTACCGGCGACCTGGACGTGGTGGTCTGTGACGGTTTTGTGGGCAATGTGGTGGTCAAGATGAGCGAAGGGCTTGCCGCCTCGCTGGTGCGCATGCTCAAAAAAGTCTTCACATCCGGCCTGTTGCCGGCCCTGGGCGGCATGCTGGCCCGGGGGGCCTTCCGGCGCTTTGCGCGCACGGTGGACTACGCCGAATACGGCGGCGCGCCGCTTTTGGGCCTGCAGGGTCTGGCCATCGTCTGTCACGGGCGCTCCAGTGCGCGGGCCATGACCAACGCCGTGCGCATGAGCGGCACCTTTATACGTAAAGGCACCAATCTTCGCCTGGCCGAAACCATCCTGGCCAACGAGGAGCTTACCCGCTTCTCCCGCGCCATCTAACCCACGGTACCCCCAATGAAGCCTTTTTGCCATCTGCTTGCCCTGCACGCCTACGTTCCCGACACGGTGCTGACCAATGCCGACCTGGCCGCCGTGGTGGACACCAACGATGAATGGATCGTTTCCCGGACGGGCATCCGCCGCCGCCACAGGCTGGACGCGGCCGACAACGCTTCGGACATGGCCCTGCGCGCGGCGCGCGGCGCGCTGGACGATGCGGGGCTGCTGCCTGCCGAGCTCACCCACGTCATCACCGCTACCTGCACGCCGGACGTGCTCTCTCCTTCAGTGGCCTGCATTGTGGCCGGGCAATTGGACACAGGGCCGGTCATGGCCTTTGACTTCAGTGCCGCCTGTTCCGGTTTTTTGTACGGCCTTTCCCTCTGCCGTTCGCTGCTGGCCCAGGATCACGAGGCCAAGATTCTGTTTATCTGCGCCGAGGCCCTCAGCCGCCGGGTCAACTGGGCGGACCGTTCCACCTGCGTGCTCTTTGGCGACGCGGCCACGGCCTGCGTGGTCAGCGCGGGTTCGGCCAATGTGCTGGCCGGGCTGGAAGACGTGCTCTGCCTGAGCGACGGCCGCCAGCGCGACCTTATCGTCGTGGGCGGCGGCACCTCCAGCCGTTATGGCCTGGGCGACCCCGTGGGCGAAGATTTTTTCATCCGCATGCAAGGGCGTGAAACGTACAAGCATGCGGTGCGCAGCATGGTGCAGGTCTGCGAAGACGTGCTGGCCAAAAACGGCCTCACGGCTGCGGATGTGGACCTGCTGGTGCCCCACCAGGCCAACCTGCGCATTATAGAAGCCGTGGGCGGCCGCCTGGGCATCACGGGCGAGCGCGTGTTCGTCAATGTGGACCAGTACGGCAACACCTCTTCGGCCTCCATTCCCCTGGCCATTGCCGAAGCGCACGCGCAGGGGCGCATCAGGCCGGGCTGCCGGGTACTGGCTACGGCTTTCGGCGCAGGGCTTACCTGGGGCGCGGCCCTGCTGCGCTTTTAAGCCGATTTTTCTCCGGCCGCACACGGGGCCGGGGCGCACGCGGCGCACCGCGCGTGCAACAACATTTTTTACGGGCGTTTCTCCACGCAGGGGGCACGCCGGGCGCGCAGGACACGCCCAGAAAAACGGCGATGCTTCGCCCCTGCCGCGCGGCCGGCCCTGACGGCTTTTCCGCGCTTTTCGCTCCAACTGGCGTGCCGCACGCCGCAGACTAAAGGCAGGCAATATGACAACCGTGCAGTGCCCTTCCACCCAAGACGCGCCGACGGCCTTGGTAACCGGCGGATCACGCGGCATCGGCCGGGCCATTGCCCGCACCCTGGCACGGGAGGGCTTTCAGGTTTACCTTACCTACGTCAGCCGCCCGGAAGAGGCGGAAAAAACCGTAGAGGAAATCCGCTCCCAGGGCGGCCAGGCCAGGGCTTTTGGCCTGGACGTGAGCGACGGGGCCGCCGTGGCCGACTTTTTTGCCGCCGAGATCAAGGACCAGGTCAACCTGGCCGTGCTGGTCAACAACGCGGGCATCACCAGGGATGTTCTCTTACTGCGCATGAAGGACGAGGACTTTGACCGCGTGCTCACCGTCAACCTGCGCGGAGCCTTTTTGTGCTCGCGCGAGGCGGCCAAGATCATGAGCCGGGCCCGCTACGGCCGGATCGTCAATATTTCTTCCGTGGTGGGGCAGATGGGCAACGTCGGGCAGGTCAACTACGCCGCGGCCAAGGCAGCCCTGCTGGGACTCACCAAATCTTGCGCCAAAGAGCTGGCCGCCAGGCAGATCACGGTCAATGCCGTGGCCCCCGGCTTTATTGAAACGGACATGACCGCAGCCCTTACCGATGAAGTGCGCGCGGATTATGTGGCGGCCATACCCCTGCGGCGCATGGGCCGGGCCGAAGACGTGGCCGAAGCCGTGGCCTTTCTGGCCTCGGACAAGGCCGCCTACATCACCGGACAGGTGCTGGGCGTCAACGGCGGCATGTACTGCTGACCGCGCCCGCGCCACAAAGACCCCGCCCGGCCCCGACGCCGGGCCAACAGAGAGACCATTACTTTATTGCTGGAGGATACCATGTCTGATGTTTCTGAAAAGGTAAAAAAGATCATTGTGGATCAACTGGGCGTGAGCGCCGAAGAAGTGAAGCCCGAAGCCTCCTTTGTGGAGGACCTGGGCGCCGATTCTCTGGACCTGACCGAGCTGATCATGGCTATGGAAGAAGAGTTCGACATTGAAATTGCCGACGACGACGCCCAGAAGATCCTGAAAGTGCAAGACGCCATCAGCTACATCGAAAACAAGCAATAGTACCGGCGCACCAACGCCGGAGGGGCTTCCGGCTTTCCGGCCCGCAGCCTGTCGCCGGGCTTTGCCGCACGGGCGCGCCGTGCCCACCCGTCGCAAAAACGGCGCGGCGGCACAAACGCCCAACGAAACCGCGCTGTTGCCGCGACCGTGAGGCGTCCGCCGCTGCGGACGAAGGACGCTTTGAATTCCCATGACAGCCGCAGTGGGGGGACGCCGCGTCCCCCCGCCTTCAAAGGAGCATGCATGACCCGTCCCCGCGTAGTGATCACCGGCATTGGCGGCGTTACGCCCCTCGCCAATGATATGGAAAGCACCTGGAAAAAGCTGCTCGCCGGCGAGTCGGGCATTGCGCCCATCACCCTTTTTGACGCTTCGGCCTACGATGCCCGCATTGCCGGCGAAGTGAAAAATTTTGTGCCCGAAGACCACATCCCCATGAAGCAGGCCCGCCGCATGGACCGCTTCACCCAGTTTGCCGTGACTTCGGCCCAGATGCTCCTCAAAGACGCGGACTTTACCGTAACCGACGCTAACGCCTACGATACGGGCGTCATCCTCGGCATCGGTCTGGGCGGTCTGCACACCCTGGAGACCTACCACGCCAAGCTGCTGCAGTCCGGTCCCAACAAAATCTCGCCCTTCATGATCCCCATGCTCATTTCCAATATGGGTCCGGGGCAGATTTCCATTTTTACCGGCGCCAAAGGCCCCAACATCGTCACCACCACGGCCTGCGCCTCCGCCATCCACGCTCTGGGCACGGCTTTTGACAACATCCGCCTGGGGCGGGTCACTGCGGTTATTTCCGGCGGCGTGGAGGCCACGGTCACGCCCCTGGGCGTGGCGGGCTTTACGGCGCTCAAGGCGCTTTCCACCCAGTTTAACGACGAGCCCACCCGCGCCTCCCGCCCCTTTGACGCCAAGCGCGACGGCTTTGTCATCGGCGAGGGCGCCGGCCTGCTGCTGCTGGAATCGCTGGAATCGGCCCAGGCGCGCGGCGCCAAAATCTACGCTGAAATGGTGGGCTACGGCGCCACGGGCGACGCCTACCATATGACCGCTCCCTGTGAGGACGGCGTAGGCATGGCCCGCGCCATGCAAAACGCCCTCAAGGATGCGG
The genomic region above belongs to Desulfovibrio legallii and contains:
- the fabG gene encoding 3-oxoacyl-[acyl-carrier-protein] reductase → MTTVQCPSTQDAPTALVTGGSRGIGRAIARTLAREGFQVYLTYVSRPEEAEKTVEEIRSQGGQARAFGLDVSDGAAVADFFAAEIKDQVNLAVLVNNAGITRDVLLLRMKDEDFDRVLTVNLRGAFLCSREAAKIMSRARYGRIVNISSVVGQMGNVGQVNYAAAKAALLGLTKSCAKELAARQITVNAVAPGFIETDMTAALTDEVRADYVAAIPLRRMGRAEDVAEAVAFLASDKAAYITGQVLGVNGGMYC
- a CDS encoding beta-ketoacyl-ACP synthase III, yielding MKPFCHLLALHAYVPDTVLTNADLAAVVDTNDEWIVSRTGIRRRHRLDAADNASDMALRAARGALDDAGLLPAELTHVITATCTPDVLSPSVACIVAGQLDTGPVMAFDFSAACSGFLYGLSLCRSLLAQDHEAKILFICAEALSRRVNWADRSTCVLFGDAATACVVSAGSANVLAGLEDVLCLSDGRQRDLIVVGGGTSSRYGLGDPVGEDFFIRMQGRETYKHAVRSMVQVCEDVLAKNGLTAADVDLLVPHQANLRIIEAVGGRLGITGERVFVNVDQYGNTSSASIPLAIAEAHAQGRIRPGCRVLATAFGAGLTWGAALLRF
- a CDS encoding YceD family protein, yielding MQNYRIGLGDLPPEGKEFVLDDPAIWLEPLKEFHMDCRVRKPLRATISVTPVEDGWLVRGSLEGEVALPCSRCAEDAITPLAARFEDFESLPEEPEPEAPRRHAAQEPTPXGERLVWERGALLLDLAAVCWEEFVLALPPTPLCQEGCKGLCARCGANLNAGPCGCPPEEGDPRLAVLRGLVRRGK
- the cas3 gene encoding CRISPR-associated helicase Cas3', which codes for MLYAHTLEGRPPDQWQPLAEHLQKVAAGASSRAAVFGAADWGRQCGLSHDAGKALPDFQQRLLGTLRRLVDHKGPGARWLLEHGEAPGLLLAYCVAGHHGGLPDFHNSGRDGAASLRQLCARAVPLPEVATPDADLVRVLQPPFAPTPFGLSFFTRLLFSALVDADYTDTEAFTQPAKAAERQKGASGAPPLEALATALDAHCAGFSPTGRVNVLRAAVLESCRKGAALAPGLFSLTVPTGGGKTLSSMSFALRHALAHGLRRVVYVIPYTSIIEQNARVFREIFPEGAVIEHHSNFDPRVLAPGADTDTVGESPAARRHRLACENWDAPVVVTTNVQFFESLFAAKPSRCRKLHNLARSVIVLDEAQMLPTDYLLPCLRALEELAAHYGCSIVFCTATQPALAYDPTEFKKGLRGAVRELAPDPTRLQRDLARTRLELLDEPLGLENLAGRLRQQGQVLCIVNTRQRAAELFRLLQDQPGARHLSALMCPAHRSRVLEDIRGQLREGAPCLTVSTQLVEAGVDVSFPRVFRELAGLDSLVQAAGRCNREGECDGLAPVTVFTPEGGVPRAFRYAADSAREVLRHVADPFSPEALHRYFRTVYWKKEDSLDSKGILDLLSDPKGQWFFRSAAQAFHFIENAMLPIVIPYDATARELLAALPFAEHPRGILRQLQQYTVQVYEGQFQALDLRGALEWPETEQGDGAGGCAVLADMDFYDERLGLVCQAPTAEDFIF
- a CDS encoding GIY-YIG nuclease family protein, producing the protein MLQKSLLWQVYLLECADGTLYCGVTRDLRRRLDQHNGLCAGGARYTRGRRPVRLLEHRTCPDQGTALRLERAVKARPRAQKRIFLQKGTLPC
- a CDS encoding LysE family translocator, which translates into the protein MLTPETALAFFAAALLLAVAPGPDNIFVLTQSAVYGAGAGVATTFGLVTGLCVHTTAVALGVAALFQSSALAFTLLKAAGALYLLRLAWLSFRAGAALALTPEAKPPFPGYLALYRRGIVLNVTNPKVSLFFLAFLPQFCDPARGSVALQVLQLGGLFMLATVVVFCAVAALGGRLALWFNRSPRGQMLIHRAAGTVFAGLALLLLCSGRGA
- the fabF gene encoding beta-ketoacyl-ACP synthase II; translation: MTRPRVVITGIGGVTPLANDMESTWKKLLAGESGIAPITLFDASAYDARIAGEVKNFVPEDHIPMKQARRMDRFTQFAVTSAQMLLKDADFTVTDANAYDTGVILGIGLGGLHTLETYHAKLLQSGPNKISPFMIPMLISNMGPGQISIFTGAKGPNIVTTTACASAIHALGTAFDNIRLGRVTAVISGGVEATVTPLGVAGFTALKALSTQFNDEPTRASRPFDAKRDGFVIGEGAGLLLLESLESAQARGAKIYAEMVGYGATGDAYHMTAPCEDGVGMARAMQNALKDAGIQPEAVEHINAHATSTMLNDKTETRAIKLVFGAHAPKLKISATKSMTGHLLGAAGGIESVFTALALRDGMLPGTINLENPDPECDLDYLANGTVHQACSYAMCNSFGFGGTNASVIFKKWEA
- a CDS encoding tetratricopeptide repeat protein; its protein translation is MKRSLPALLAALVLSCGLAGTAVAAPAATAAQTLEKAWTAYNIGQYKQVIQMVQPLASDGNPRAQVLLGRCYENGLGVNQDLSTAAKWFRLAADQNDSEAQVLLAYQYELGVGLPRNEAAVADLMRRAADSGNAEARFNLALYYSQGKYGFPKNPEESFRWAKLAADQGFAQAQRYVGACYEYGVGTTQDATTAAQWYSKAAAQGLEREGNIFATKREYTMP
- the acpP gene encoding acyl carrier protein, with translation MSDVSEKVKKIIVDQLGVSAEEVKPEASFVEDLGADSLDLTELIMAMEEEFDIEIADDDAQKILKVQDAISYIENKQ
- the plsX gene encoding phosphate acyltransferase PlsX, translated to MNERPVIAVDAMGGDFGPSVVVPGAIEAARLYDLHVQLVGDTPKLEAELDKLDLVNVHFDIVQADDVVHMNERPSDILRRKKNASIQVACRLVKEGAADAVVSAGHSGATVACGMFIMGRLAGVERPALAALLPTEKDPVVVLDVGANVDCRPYHLFQFGLMGDAFARDLLGYAAPRVSLLSIGEEEGKGNSQVKEAYELLKMAQNLNFAGNAEGRDIFTGDLDVVVCDGFVGNVVVKMSEGLAASLVRMLKKVFTSGLLPALGGMLARGAFRRFARTVDYAEYGGAPLLGLQGLAIVCHGRSSARAMTNAVRMSGTFIRKGTNLRLAETILANEELTRFSRAI
- the rpmF gene encoding 50S ribosomal protein L32 produces the protein MAVQQNKKSRSRKGMRRSHDRVAVPAVIYCTCGEPTLPHSVCPNCGEYKGRKVIAGNDNA